Proteins encoded within one genomic window of Anopheles gambiae chromosome 3, idAnoGambNW_F1_1, whole genome shotgun sequence:
- the LOC1271255 gene encoding transcriptional regulator ATRX yields the protein MSSTVEEPDLFNDVEIMEVGDFPESDENYVSVELCSDDDEDDRALLDGDKCSSPKGGLLLSDEAAASSTYVNHLFVSDHEYLDDGTTGRRSGGGRTPLPSAESAAERMALEVEHRSERFSVPYVEDLELQDLFDKDNGLDDGMRLDETDNSSGNEQEKEEEEDGYDDEQQHDAYELFETKIEIEEPQIQETILAEEYIGNELISPPSADEYDSHDEVLQSLNSSRAAPYQGGTVVGENDSPLENDHSYTTINIITPQPSDQEAEEGVSSDEDGEHSLRKLVTLSKKLAREGDVTSTGGKRTVQRIEKVVKSFLNRSTELQPTASAALLGKEASPSEGSSLSVPLSSNCSERMEGDGLVPSTDGSHGRREDFSSDVDCAKVGSASSSAASGDELEELLELGTKFTKHYEQWLKKTGCRGGAYQKGSKAAQLANLVEKINRVNPSENVPSSRQDSSNAASTGNKVEIAIQTERSKDQHRNEQCKKRLLDSSSDSSSSSSSSSSSSSNSTSQLSGSGNSSSKKAKEALRHNRRLRKSAKEKRKPSSADERGAGKKRREQIYSDSSSDEAEKRSEDGGRADGDENLLDGVLSGVDDIMSDVHDIIPDAVGVVQDFLDGEQQRQEREERSEETRKRSGAGAGKEPTRPALSKSVKDMTEAEREEYEDMQIERLCNISTLIGCRNAAGGAAGSGGPTSAASKSKESSSSAAAKKKKDENNMEHFLNHENGSDDTATAPLEPQSDESSESEKDVVETEEQFLQKCNETMKQQLLNQLSSSEETSEEEDNLDGLLSGEEEDDNSADGRPNGTGKEDSDDSSAGSLVESFLKRHDSKLAERKERKKQLNERENGNLLTNGQADDSGDNIGGESSAEQQATKDSERAETPKKQTRTELANPKDKELFSNDLFDGEKSDKSEKTPRKRRKRINARKARGSESERESSSADSDLEMLDGTPKKRQRKRAAPVSLETFDFSASLNASAAPRKSKTPASTACEGSTIAKPSPSTTPSGDGIKGKQAKTSSPAPSDPDATTTGSGAAATAASGSSTAGKQKGSKDGQDCISLSSDSSDDAELITGDLEENKTVPDKEPKRRIRAMLTNDELAEETKKAQKEEEGRTARLKKKHEQLKKFLASYLPGPGESELVLDYDSVRKQAICVHPEIVKLLKPHQIEGIKFMYDNTYGSVDALPKHSGSGCILAHCMGLGKTLQMISLLHTVMRYPQLMTNRVLVICPKSTVMNWKEEIARWQGTIRTGYQMKVYCFPDVCTQNDKIAVLKRWYYCKSPNCGVMLIGYEAFRALINYERRKGSVGLRSAKLGLIKEYLLNPGADLVICDEGHQIKNKRSAISEAVSKIKTRRRIMLTGTPIQNNLKEYYCMVNFIKPSFLGSDKEFSNLYANPIKNGQCKDSDHQSIKIMKQRSYVLHNKLSKFVQRKEAAVLKEFLPEKFEYVLFVPLTPVQEKMYEVFLQMNDYTNNDVTGEPGRTKKFKLIADYTSLRKIWTHPKVLEKAWESANLEKNRRDAARKTATPDSDDESPDDHNDIKSGQLSVTNDWWRQYLQIADLESLFPSNKLWILFEILKHCNERGEKVLIFTAFVSVLNMVEHFMAKIHHQEENPQLSDAYAYSAFKGPWEPGKDYYRLDGKTQKSIRHQMITSFNDPQNKRTKCFLISAKAGGQGINLTGANRVIILDTSWNPSNDQQNIFRIFRLGQKRKCYVYRLIAAGTMEEKVYSRSVTKQALSFRVVDEQQIDRHYSYGELAELYTLTKVSEMTRETPILPADDILASLLRTYPNKILKYHEHDSLLENKPEQDLSEEEKKEAWAAYEREIQNNENRSYLSQLNSMGAAAAAQLGGLLGSSAYGSPMAPYYASAMGYPGAMGLPMGGAGDMYRSDYAASYGSSMGRPPLYMQYAGSQQYSTLMNDPAFATAFAKMYSSFPLSGAGAMDYGMPPLGGHSSPMANGAQSMLPPIGPASSPGGGGASTGKGGGGGGYGTTASLASMLSLLSGKSGAGASGLSPSALTSLSQSLLGGSSSSSLAELAAHHTALSSSGASPSAHYSPLKQMSDYAQSGASSLLSPNALQASAPSGLSISNITSLQKANPPQPPPASKSSSGSSSSYDSVTKALFNRLTEQMSASALATAGVSSPFSPRNVPLLSPTLDNQPRSSAGGAFPLTASSPMTSNSGSALTVPISSSNSSNSSISTPSLLSSTAMALSLSIGQGPPKSTTAGEQPSSLVANNRSAGDSFAENRLPVTPPAPSLRSGPVSSAVPARTPTAAANPSEEEDKSRRTSTVPAKAQDVSNKSGTGNNFNSTPYSTTVTPSSVMEPSHTNSGGKDTAKSTKTLSNMVQQLPKPSTAKVSAKQNSLQTAVPAAVPPAPPIISNPMPSRLQLARANIANSVSSASSPAQQALAKSGALKPRVPSPTFKMTAANKQPTAASKPSPLSRSPLTVQTAVGSNKKNSPLPSPAASNKANPLPSPVANSKGPLASPATSTPAATPAGMRYMLSGSTDQRTAATTTTTPITTKPAKSGISITTKPQQPTPPPPPAPSSVVSVTQPPTIVTTSAVGKGAAKAMAKPSPATVSSVSSQIKINPLNALAKQSGLGRTQTLPNTTTITAVKSAPAPAPPKPKPESRPMTVIPMKTSVSPLSGTGSRAVKKSATTPTVSTTPLVAANPKLTQLQQSSQIVSSVTAPPTAARTITTQSAVRPASALQKSSSAAKITPVTLLSAASMTGKLNNPPGVPGAPPRLPGTAASSTMVKTSLGSTPSTNSIQQQQQPVLVSRPNPAISQINRTPAVINRAGKSPITINPAATGASTGGITITKSNSASIITPNPGPRVTGAAGASAPATTMTVIPTANIILPVSAAPGGATTGSTGSTGQPARSTLNYSYKDVGKELVIRRAVASPTMRRILPPTQGSQQILINKAAAPGTTTLKPAGSPTTTMTTATVKANLPMGNIIRAGAAGSNSATTSLTAGVQPTPNSMIIRRRGIDSSAAKNTPKTLSSHLGVMPGTPPMKRPRMEDNTQNVNSTIVTTIPASAPFVVGNRLGGGITVTSKTATTTTTNTAAKPKNGKGDHTDVVVLE from the exons AT GTCGTCCACGGTGGAGGAGCCCGATCTGTTCAACGACGTCGAAATTATGGAGGTGGGCGACTTTCCGGAAAGCGATGAAAACTACGTTTCCGTCGAGCTGTGCtcagacgacgacgaagacgaccGTGCACTGCTGGACGGGGACAAATGTTCCTCGCCCAAGGgggggctgctgctgtccgaTGAGGCAGCGGCATCCTCCACGTACGTGAATCATCTCTTCGTGTCCGACCACGAGTATCTGGACGACGGTACGACCGGTAGGCGGAGTGGCGGAGGTCGCACGCCGCTCCCTTCGGCAGAGAGTGCCGCGGAACGGATGGCGCTTGAGGTGGAGCACCGTAGCGAGCGGTTCAGCGTGCCGTACGTCGAGGATCTCGAGCTGCAGGATCTGTTCGACAAGGATAACGGGCTGGACGACGGTATGCGGCTGGACGAAACGGacaacagcagcggcaacgagcaggagaaggaggaggaggaggacggcTACGATgatgagcagcagcacgatgcGTACGAACTGTTCGAGACGAAGATCGAAATCGAAGAGCCACAAATACAGGAAACGATCCTGGCCGAGGAGTACATCGGCAATGAGCTGATTTCGCCGCCCTCGGCCGACGAGTACGACAGCCACGACGAGGTGCTGCAGTCGCTCAACAGCTCCAGGGCGGCACCGTACCAGGGTGGCACGGTGGTGGGCGAGAATGATTCGCCGCTCGAGAACGACCATTCGTACACGACCATTAACATCATCACGCCGCAACCGAGCGACCAGGAGGCGGAGGAGGGCGTGTCGTCGGACGAGGATGGGGAGCACAGTCTGCGGAAGCTGGTAACGCTTTCGAAAAAGCTGGCACGCGAAGGAGACGTTACCTCGACGGGCGGCAAACGCACGGTGCAGAGGATAGAGAAGGTGGTGAAATCGTTCCTGAACCGTTCGACCGAGCTGCAGCCGACAGCGTCAGCGGCGCTGCTGGGCAAAGAGGCATCACCGAGCGAGGGCAGCAGCCTGTCCGTGCCGCTGTCGTCGAATTGTTCCGAACGGATGGAGGGCGATGGGTTAGTGCCGTCGACGGATGGGTCGCACGGTCGGCGGGAGGATTTCAGTTCCGATGTGGACTGTGCTAAAGTGGGCAGTGCAAGTAGCAGTGCTGCGTCCGGCGACGAGCTGGAGGAACTGCTAGAGTTGGGAACAAAATTTACCAAGCATTACGAGCAGTGGCTGAAAAAGACGGGCTGCAGAGGAGGAGCTTATCAAAAGGGTTCGAAAGCGGCCCAGCTGGCTAATCTGGTTGAAAAG ATCAATCGTGTTAATCCGAGTGAAAATGTCCCATCGAGCCGGCAGGACAGCTCAAATGCCGCCAGCACTGGGAATAAAGTGGAAATAGCAATCCAGACGGAACGTTCGAAGGATCAGCACCGCAACGAGCAATGCAAGAAAAGGCTACTAGATTCCTCCTccgacagcagcagtagcagtagtagtagcagtagcagcagtagcaacagtaCCAGCCAACTCTCCGGCAGTGGAAATTCCAGCTCCAAGAAGGCGAAGGAGGCGCTGCGACACAATCGCCGGTTGCGAAAGAGTGCCAAAGAAAAGCGTAAACCGAGCTCGGCGGACGAGCGTGGTGCGGGTAAGAAGCGCCGCGAACAAATCTACTCCGACAGCTCTAGCGACGAGGCGGAGAAGCGGTCGGAGGATGGTGGCCGTGCGGACGGGGACGAAAACCTGCTCGACGGTGTGCTGAGCGGTGTGGATGACATCATGTCGGACGTGCATGACATCATACCGGACGCGGTGGGGGTCGTGCAGGACTTTCTCGACGGGGAGCAGCAGCGTCAGGAGCGGGAAGAACGGTCGGAGGAAACGCGCAAACGGTCCGGTGCTGGTGCGGGCAAGGAACCGACCAGGCCGGCGCTCAGCAAGAGCGTGAAGGACATGACGGAGGCGGAGCGGGAAGAGTACGAGGACATGCAGATCGAGCGGCTGTGCAACATCAGCACGCTGATTGGGTGTCGGAATGCAGCGGGTGGTGCGGCGGGTTCGGGCGGACCGACAAGTGCTGCCAGCAAGTCGAAggagtcgtcgtcgtcggcggcggcgaagaagaaaaaggacgaGAACAATATGGAGCACTTTTTAAACCATGAAAACGGGAGCGACGACACAGCGACGGCACCGCTCGAGCCACAGTCGGACGAGTCGAGCGAGAGCGAAAAGGACGTGGTAGAGACGGAGGAACAGTTTCTGCAAAAGTGCAACGAAACGatgaagcagcagctgctgaacCAGCTCAGCAGCAGCGAGGAGACGAGCGAGGAGGAGGATAACCTGGACGGTTTGCTGTCgggcgaggaggaggacgataACAGTGCCGATGGTCGGCCGAACGGGACGGGCAAGGAGGATTCGGACGACTCGTCGGCGGGCTCGTTGGTGGAAAGCTTTTTGAAGCGTCACGATTCCAAGCTGGCGGAGCGGAAGGAGCGCAAAAAGCAGCTCAACGAAAGGGAGAATGGCAATTTACTTACCAACGGACAGGCGGACGACTCGGGGGACAATATCGGCGGGGAAAGTTCCGCGGAGCAGCAGGCAACGAAAGACTCCGAGCGGGCAGAAACGCCCAAAAAGCAGACCCGAACCGAGCTGGCAAATCCGAAAGACAAGGAACTGTTCAGCAACGATTTGTTTGACGGCGAAAAGTCCGACAAGTCCGAGAAAACACCGCGCAAAAGGCGGAAGCGTATAAACGCGCGGAAGGCACGCGGTTCCGAGAGCGAGCGCGAATCGTCCAGTGCCGATTCGGACCTGGAAATGCTGGACGGAACGCCCAAGAAGCGGCAGCGAAAGCGGGCCGCTCCAGTGTCGCTTGAAACGTTCGATTTTAGCGCGTCGCTAAACGCGTCCGCTGCTCCCAGGAAGAGTAAAACGCCTGCGAGCACTGCGTGTGAAGGCAGCACCATTGCAAAACCATCCCCCAGCACCACTCCCTCCGGCGATGGAATTAAAGGCAAGCAGGCGAAAACATCCTCTCCCGCACCATCCGATCCGGACGCGACGACGACGGGCagcggagcagcagcaacagcagcatcgggCAGCAGCACGGCGGGCAAACAGAAAGGCTCCAAAGATGGCCAGGACTGTATCAGTCTCAGCTCGGACAGCTCCGACGATGCCGAGCTGATTACGGGCGATctggaggaaaacaaaaccgtcCCGGATAAGGAGCCGAAGCGCAGGATCCGTGCGATGCTGACGAACGACGAGCTGGCCGAGGAGACGAAGAAAGcgcagaaggaggaggagggccGTACGGCGCGGCTGAAGAAGAAGCACGAGCAGCTGAAAAAGTTCCTCGCCTCCTATCTGCCCGGGCCGGGCGAGAGCGAGCTGGTGCTCGATTACGATTCCGTGCGCAAGCAGGCGATCTGCGTGCATCCGGAGATagtgaagctgctgaagccgCACCAGATCGAGGGCATCAAGTTTATGTACGACAACACGTACGGGTCGGTCGACGCGCTGCCGAAACATTCCGGCTCGGGCTGCATCCTGGCGCACTGCATGGGGCTGGGCAAGACGCTGCAGATGATCTCGCTGCTGCACACGGTCATGCGCTACCCGCAGCTGATGACGAACCGGGTGCTGGTCATCTGCCCGAAAAGCACGGTCATGAACTGGAAGGAGGAGATCGCCCGGTGGCAGGGCACGATCCGCACGGGCTACCAGATGAAGGTGTACTGCTTCCCGGACGTGTGCACGCAGAACGACAAGATAGCGGTGCTGAAGCGCTGGTACTACTGCAAGTCGCCCAACTGCGGCGTGATGCTGATCGGGTACGAGGCGTTCCGGGCGCTGATCAACTACGAGCGGCGCAAGGGTTCGGTCGGGCTGCGCAGTGCCAAACTGGGGCTTATTAAGGAGTATCTGCTCAACCCGGGGGCGGATCTGGTGATCTGCGACGAGGGCCACCAGATCAAGAACAAGCGGTCCGCAATCAGCGAGGCGGTTTCGAAGATTAAAACGCGCCGGCGCATCATGCTCACCGGTACGCCGATCCAAAACAACCTGAAGGAGT attattGTATGGTTAACTTCATCAAACCATCGTTCCTGGGCAGTGACAAAGAGTTTAGCAACCTGTATGCCAATCCCATCAAAAACGGGCAGTGTAAGGATTCCGATCACCAGTCGATCAAGATCATGAAGCAGCGGTCGTATGTGTTGCACAACAAGCTTTCCAAGTTTGTGCAG CGTAAGGAAGCGGCAGTGTTGAAGGAGTTTCTCCCGGAAAAGTTTGAGTATGTTCTGTTCGTTCCACTGACGCCAGTACAA GAAAAGATGTACGAAGTGTTTCTACAGATGAATGATTATACGAACAACGATGTTACCGGCGAGCCGGGCAGGACAAAGAAATTCAAACTCATCGCCGATTACACCTCGCTGCGAAAG ATCTGGACTCACCCAAAAGTGCTGGAGAAGGCATGGGAATCGGCCAACCTGGAGAAGAACCGGCGGGACGCTGCGCGCAAAACGGCCACGCcggacagtgacgacgagtcgCCGGACGATCACAACGACATCAAGAGCGGCCAGCTGTCGGTGACGAACGACTGGTGGCGCCAGTACCTGCAGATCGCCGACCTGGAGTCGCTGTTCCCAAGCAACAAGCTGTGGATACTGTTCGAAATACTGAAGCACTGCAACGAGCGGGGCGAGAAGGTGCTCATCTTTACCGCGTTCGTGTCGGTGCTGAACATGGTGGAGCATTTCATGGCCAAGATTCACCACCAGGAGGAGAACCCGCAGCTGTCGGACGCGTACGCGTACAGCGCGTTCAAGGGACCGTGGGAACCGGGCAAGGATTACTACCGGCTGGACGGGAAGACGCAAAAGTCGATCCGGCATCAGATGATCACGTCGTTCAACGATCCGCAGAACAAGCGCACCAAGTGCTTCCTCATTTCGGCCAAGGCGGGCGGCCAGGGCATCAATCTGACCGGCGCGAACCGGGTGATCATACTGGACACGTCCTGGAATCCTTCGAACGATCAGCAGAACATTTTCCGCATCTTCCGTctcgggcagaagcgcaagtgcTACGTGTACCGGTTGATAGCGGCCGGCACGATGGAGGAGAAGGTGTACTCGCGTTCGGTCACGAAACAGGCGCTCAGCTTCCGAGTGGTGGACGAGCAGCAGATCGATCGGCACTACAGCTACGGTGAGCTGGCGGAGCTGTACACGCTCACGAAGGTGTCGGAGATGACGCGCGAGACGCCGATCCTGCCGGCGGACGACATACTGGCGTCGCTGTTGCGCACCTACCCGAACAAGATACTGAAGTACCACGAGCACGACTCGCTGCTCGAGAACAAACCGGAGCAGGACCTGAgcgaggaggagaagaaggaggcGTGGGCGGCGTACGAGCGGGAGATACAGAACAACGAGAACCGGTCCTACCTGTCGCAGCTCAACTCGATGGgtgcggcggcagcggcccAGCTCGGCGGTTTGCTGGGCTCGTCCGCGTACGGTTCGCCGATGGCACCATACTACGCCAGCGCCATGGGCTATCCAGGTGCCATGGGGCTGCCAATGGGCGGTGCCGGCGATATGTACCGGAGCGATTACGCCGCCTCGTACGGCAGCTCGATGGGCCGGCCGCCGCTCTACATGCAGTACGCGGGTTCGCAGCAGTACAGCACGCTGATGAACGATCCGGCCTTTGCGACGGCTTTTGCCAAGATGTACAGCAGCTTCCCGCTGTCCGGGGCGGGCGCAATGGACTACGGTATGCCGCCACTGGGGGGCCATTCGTCGCCGATGGCAAACGGCGCCCAGTCGATGCTGCCCCCGATCGGACCGGCGAGCAGcccgggaggaggaggagcatcGACCGGCAAAGGCGGGGGTGGTGGAGGCTACGGAACGACGGCTTCGCTAGCGAGCATGCTCAGCCTGCTGTCGGGCAAGTCGGGCGCCGGTGCTAGCGGTCTGTCGCCGTCCGCACTCACCAGCCTCAGCCAGTCCCTGTTGGGCGGGTCTTCGAGCTCGTCGCTGGCGGAGCTGGCAGCACATCACACCGCGCTAAGCAGCAGCGGGGCCAGTCCGTCCGCTCACTACAGCCCGCTAAAGCAGATGAGTGACTATGCGCAAAGTGGTGCATCGTCCCTGCTGTCGCCTAATGCGCTGCAGGCTTCCGCGCCGTCGGGATTATCGATTTCGAATATTACCTCGCTGCAGAAAGCAAACCCACCGCAACCACCACCGGCGAGCAAATCGAGCAgtggtagcagtagcagctaCGATTCCGTCACGAAAGCACTGTTTAACCGGTTGACCGAACAAATGTCAGCCTCGGCGCTTGCCACGGCGGGCGTTTCTAGTCCCTTTTCACCGCGCAATGTACCGCTGCTATCGCCCACGCTGGACAATCAGCCACGCAGCAGTGCAGGAGGTGCTTTCCCACTGACGGCTTCGTCACCGATGACATCGAATAGTGGCAGTGCGTTGACCGTTCCcataagcagcagcaacagcagcaacagcagcatcagcactCCCTCTCTACTGTCCTCAACGGCAATGGCTCTATCGCTATCGATTGGACAGGGCCCACCCAAGAGTACAACCGCCGGGGAGCAACCGAGCAGTCTAGTGGCGAATAACCGTTCCGCAGGGGACAGTTTCGCGGAAAACAGACTGCCAGTGACACCGCCTGCGCCCAGTTTGCGTTCAGGGCCGGTTAGTTCGGCTGTACCGGCCCGCACACCAACCGCTGCCGCTAACCCGAGCGAAGAGGAGGACAAATCGCGCCGCACGTCAACCGTGCCAGCAAAGGCGCAGGACGTGTCAAACAAAAGTGGCACGGGAAATAACTTCAACAGCACGCCGTACAGTACGACCGTGACCCCAAGCAGTGTCATGGAACCGTCCCACACGAACAGTGGTGGAAAAGACACGGCTAAATCTACCAAAACACTAAGTAATATGGTACAGCAGCTGCCCAAACCTTCGACTGCGAAGGTATCGGCGAAGCAGAACAGTTTGCAAACCGCCGTACCAGCTGCTGTCCCACCCGCTCCACCCATTATCTCCAACCCGATGCCAAGCCGACTGCAGCTGGCGCGTGCAAACATCGCCAACAGCGTGAGCAGCGCATCCTCCCCTGCCCAGCAGGCACTAGCGAAAAGTGGAGCCTTGAAGCCCAGGGTACCATCGCCCACCTTCAAAATGACGGCAGCGAACAAACAGCCAACGGCGGCAAGCAAACCGTCGCCTTTGTCTCGCAGCCCACTGACGGTACAAACGGCAGTCGGTTCGAATAAGAAGAACAGTCCGCTGCCGTCTCCTGCCGCGAGTAACAAGGCCAACCCGTTGCCATCTCCTGTTGCGAACAGCAAAGGACCGTTAGCGTCTCCCGCCACGTCGACACCTGCTGCAACGCCTGCTGGGATGAGATATATGCTTTCTGGATCTACAGATCAGCGAacggcagcaacaaccacGACGACGCCAATTACCACCAAACCGGCAAAGAGTGGAATTTCCATTACGACTAAACCACAACAACCCACGCCACCGCCACCTCCAGCGCCTTCTTCTGTAGTGAGTGTGACGCAACCGCCCACCATCGTCACTACCTCCGCTGTCGGCAAAGGTGCCGCCAAAGCGATGGCGAAACCATCACCGGCGACGGTTAGTAGTGTGAGCTCGCAGATTAAAATCAACCCACTGAACGCGCTGGCCAAACAGTCCGGACTGGGCAGAACGCAAACGCTGCCGAACACCACTACAATAACGGCGGTGAAATCGGCGcccgcaccagcaccacccaAACCCAAGCCCGAAAGTCGCCCAATGACGGTGATACCGATGAAAACGTCCGTATCCCCGTTGAGTGGCACCGGTTCTAGGGCTGTCAAAAAATCCGCCACTACTCCCACAGTGTCGACAACTCCACTAGTAGCCGCCAATCCCAAGCTGACACAACTGCAACAATCCAGCCAGATCGTTAGCAGTGTAACGGCTCCTCCTACTGCTGCCCGCACGATCACTACACAGTCTGCGGTCCGTCCTGCGAGCGCGCTGCAAAAGTCGAGCTCGGCGGCAAAGATTACCCCCGTCACGCTACTGTCCGCGGCCAGCATGACGGGCAAGCTGAACAACCCGCCGGGTGTGCCGGGTGCGCCCCCTCGACTACCGGGCACGGCAGCCTCCTCCACCATGGTGAAGACTTCGTTAGGTTCAACACCTTCAACCAActccatccagcagcagcagcagcccgtgtTAGTTAGCCGACCAAATCCAGCAATAAGTCAGATAAACCGCACGCCGGCAGTGATCAACCGGGCGGGCAAAAGCCCCATAACTATCAATCCTGCTGCAACGGGTGCCTCCACCGGGGGCATCACGATAACGAAAAGCAATTCCGCCAGCATTATTACACCCAATCCGGGGCCACGTGTGACGGGGGCTGCCGGTGCATCTGCGCCAGCTACCACGATGACGGTAATACCAACCGCAAACATCATTCTGCCTGTATCGGCAGCACCGGGTGGCGCGACCACTGGCAGCACCGGTAGTACAGGCCAGCCCGCCCGGTCGACGCTCAACTACAGCTACAAGGATGTGGGCAAAGAGCTTGTGATACGGCGAGCGGTGGCATCGCCCACCATGCGACGGATCTTACCCCCGACACAGGGATCTCAGCAGATCCTCATcaacaaagcagcagcacctgGGACGACTACACTCAAGCCCGCTGG CTCACCAACCACCACAATGACAACGGCGACAGTGAAAGCCAACCTACCGATGGGGAACATTATTCGTGCCGGTGCCGCTGGCAGTAATTCCGCAACGACGTCACTAACGGCCGGTGTGCAGCCGACACCGAACAGTATGATCATTCGACGCCGCGGCATCGACTCGTCGGCGGCAAAGAACACTCCCAAGACGCTGTCGTCGCATTTGGGCGTTATGCCGGGTACGCCACCCATGAAGCGTCCCAGGATGGAGGATAATACG caaaacgtaaacagtaCGATCGTAACAACAATACCCGCCAGTGCACCATTCGTTGTGGGTAATCGATTAGGTGGAGGTATAACGGTCACTTCAaaaaccgccaccaccaccaccaccaacacagcAGCGAAACCAAAGAACGGCAAAG GCGATCATACGGATGTTGTAGTACTGGAGTGA
- the LOC5668299 gene encoding zinc finger protein 84 translates to MSTPCATGAKVECSVCTKVVSSRRASNLQGALTSDHSVVQALAQLAGIELPSHSALEQAWICGKVCYRQLSAAIALQGRARRMFERFEQLQEGGQEVSSAQERISSPERLATVPTDASLQTDELEHIQQSGHKCCGCDFTGRTVEELYEHIAAAHGRENVSPIVMFVCALCHEAFEDYDGLRNHQQWFENSELFVCHLCSCGFITKASFEDHMSGCTERRSLIAKSNVDADSSLKSKVSTAGVKKRSKKRSKKRRDQTKLSTGYACCNATFAEEKDLLDHVQERHAARLGMHYRKRTSDQSVSFRNRKTLRQHRHNRQAVKRQNSCRHCGRRDNIPGRDLCANPSRQFLCEVCGKCFGKQSQLRLHAVSHRAYRLYGCVHCAARFHFAFRLKKHLQSVHASEYRYECPHCGRKMADKARYDLHLRKHMDLTF, encoded by the exons ATGTCGACGCCATGTGCCACCGGTGCAAAAGTCGAGTGTAGTGTTTGCACCAAAGTTGTGAGCTCTCGTAGAGCGAGCAATTTGCAGGGCGCTCTCACCAGCGATCACTCCGTTGTGCAAGCATTGGCACAGTTGGCGGGGATAGAG CTTCCATCACACTCTGCGCTGGAACAAGCGTGGATCTGCGGGAAGGTTTGCTATCGCCAGTTAAGCGCGGCGATTGCACTCCAAGGGCGGGCGAGAAGAATGTTTGAGCGCTTCGAACAGCTGCAGGAAGGCGGGCAGGAAGTTTCGTCTGCCCAGGAACGAATCAGTTCACCCGAAAGACTTGCCACGGTGCCTACGGATGCATCGCTGCAGACTGATGAGCTTGAGCACATACAGCAAAGCGGTCATAAGTGCTGCGGGTGTGACTTTACCGGCCGCACTGTGGAAGAACTTTACGAGCATATTGCCGCTGCCCATGGTCGGGAAAATGTTTCCCCCATTGTAATGTTCGTTTGTGCGCTGTGCCACGAGGCGTTTGAAGATTATGATGGCTTACGGAACCATCAGCAGTGGTTTGAAAATTCTGAACTATTCGTTTGCCATCTTTGTTCGTGCGGATTCATAACGAAGGCAAGTTTTGAGGATCACATGAGTGGATGCACCGAGCGGAGAAGTTTGATTGCTAAAAGCAATGTTGATGCAGATTCATCTTTAAAGAGTAAAGTGAGTACCGCAGGTGTCAAGAAACGATCGAAGAAACGATCGAAGAAACGCCGTGATCAAACCAAACTTTCCACCGGATACGCTTGCTGCAATGCAACGTTCGCCGAGGAGAAAGATCTACTCGATCACGTGCAGGAACGGCATGCCGCTCGTCTTGGGATGCACTACCGGAAGCGCACATCCGACCAGTCCGTAAgcttccggaatcggaaaaCCCTCCGCCAGCATCGACACAATAGGCAAGCAGTGAAGCGGCAAAACAGTTGCCGCCACTGTGGCAGACGGGACAACATTCCTGGGCGAGATCTGTGTGCCAACCCATCCCGGCAGTTTTTGTGCGAGGTGTGCGGGAAGTGCTTCGGAAAGCAATCGCAGCTCCGGTTGCATGCTGTTTCGCACCGAGCGTATCGTCTGTACGGATGTGTGCATTGTGCGGCTCGGTTTCATTTCGCTTTCCGACTGAAGAAGCATCTGCAGTCGGTGCACGCGTCCGAGTACCGGTACGAGTGTCCGCATTGTGGACGGAAGATGGCGGACAAGGCGCGGTACGATTTGCACCTGCGGAAGCACATGGACCTGACGTTTTAG